A DNA window from Motacilla alba alba isolate MOTALB_02 chromosome 28, Motacilla_alba_V1.0_pri, whole genome shotgun sequence contains the following coding sequences:
- the LOC119712470 gene encoding excitatory amino acid transporter 1-like isoform X1, with translation MSEQSHVNSLFLNEDAAKRLHADSRVQRFQQAVHKRAARAKKRMHSITAESAKSFFRRNAFVLFTIAAVLLGIILAFSLRPYQLTYRQIKYFSFPGELLMRMLQMLVLPLIVSSLITGMASLDSRVSGKMGMRAIIYYMVTTVIAVFIGIFMVIIIHPGKGSKDKLHREGRIEQVQTTDAFMDLVRNMFPPNLVEACFKQYKTQYSTRVFTRTILHSSNATAGVAATQIPVPENFTSIMENVTHALETISEVLTFEEVIPIPGSANGVNALGLVVFSMCFGLMIGSMKQKGRALREFFNCLNEAIMRLVAIIIWYAPIGIMFLIAGKILEMDDLAVMGGQLGMYTLTVIVGLLIHALCILPLLYFIVTHRNPWVFIAGLLQALITALGTSSSSATLPITFRCLEENNGVDRRITRFVLPVGATINMDGTALYEALAAIFIAQVNNYELDFGQIITISITATAASIGAAGIPQAGLVTMVIVLTSVGLPTEDITLIIAVDWFLDRLRTTTNVLGDSLGAGIVEHLSRHELDAQDCELGNSGIQEKEQLSHLVCPQNDTHRHSRRETAL, from the exons ATGAGCGAGCAGAGCCACGTCAACAGCCTGTTCCTCAACGAGGATGCAGCCAAGCGGCTTCATGCTGACAGCCGGGTGCAGCGGTTCCAGCAGGCTGTGCACAAGCGGGCAGCAAGGGCCAAGAAGCGGATGCACAGCATCACTGCTGAGAGCGCTAAAAGCTTCTTCAGGAGAAATGCCTTCGTCCTCTTCACCATTGCTGCGGTCCTACTAG GGATTATCCTGGCCTTCTCCCTCCGGCCCTACCAGCTGACCTATCGCCAGATCAAgtatttctccttccctggtgAGCTGCTGATGCGTATGCTCCAGATGCTGGTTCTTCCTCTCATTGTCTCTAGCTTGATTACAG GAATGGCCTCACTGGACAGCAGAGTCTCAGGGAAGATGGGGATGCGGGCTATCATCTACTACATGGTGACCACAGTCATAGCTGTCTTCATTGGCATCTTCATGGTGATCATCATACACCCAGGAAAAGGATCTAAGGACAAACTTCACAGAGAAGGCAGAATTGAGCAGGTGCAGACCACAGATGCCTTCATGGACTTGGTGAG GAATATGTTCCCACCCAACCTGGTAGAAGCCTGCTTCAAACAG TACAAGACTCAGTACAGCACCAGGGTCTTCACCAGAACCATCCTCCACAGCAGCAATGCCACAGCAGGTGTGGCAGCCACTCAGATCCCTGTGCCTGAGAATTTCACCAGCATCATGGAGAATGTCACTCATGCCCTGGAAACCATCTCCGAGGTGCTGACCTTTGAAGAAGTCATTCCCATCCCAGGCTCAGCCAATGGGGTGAACGCGCTGGGGCTGGTAGTGTTCTCCATGTGCTTCGGTTTGATGATCGGCAGCATGAAGCAGAAGGGACGGGCCCTGCGGGAGTTCTTTAACTGCCTCAACGAAGCCATCATGAGGCTGGTGGCCATTATCATCTG GTATGCTCCAATTGGGATCATGTTTTTAATTGCGGGCAAAATCCTGGAGATGGATGACCTAGCAGTGATGGGAGGCCAGCTGGGGATGTACACGCTCACTGTCATTGTTGGACTCCTCATTCATGCCCTTTGCATCCTGCCTCTGCTCTACTTCATTGTCACTCACCGAAACCCCTGGGTGTTTAttgcagggctcctgcaggctcTCATCACAGCTCTGGGCACCTCCTCCAG CTCAGCAACTCTGCCCATAACCTTCAGGTGCCTGGAAGAAAACAATGGAGTGGACAGGCGCATCACAAGGtttgtgctgcctgtgggagCCACAATTAACATGGACGGCACTGCTCTGTACGAGGCCCTTGCAGCCATCTTCATTGCACAAGTCAACAACTATGAACTTGACTTTGGGCAAATCATCACAATAAG CATCACTGCCACGGCAGCCAGCATCGGAGCCGCAGGTATTCCTCAGGCAGGACTGGTGACAATGGTTATAGTGCTGACATCAGTGGGGCTGCCTACTGAAGACATTACACTGATCATCGCTGTGGACTGGTTTCT GGACCGCCTTAGAACGACTACAAACGTCCTGGGGGATTCTCTGGGGGCTGGCATTGTGGAGCATCTCTCCCGGCATGAGCTCGATGCGCAAGACTGCGAACTTGGTAATTCTGGGATACAGGAGAAAGAACAGCTCTCCCACCTGGTTTGCCCACAGAATGACACCCACAGGCACTCCAGGAGGGAGACAGCACTGTGA
- the LOC119712470 gene encoding excitatory amino acid transporter 4-like isoform X4: MSEQSHVNSLFLNEDAAKRLHADSRVQRFQQAVHKRAARAKKRMHSITAESAKSFFRRNAFVLFTIAAVLLGIILAFSLRPYQLTYRQIKYFSFPGELLMRMLQMLVLPLIVSSLITGMASLDSRVSGKMGMRAIIYYMVTTVIAVFIGIFMVIIIHPGKGSKDKLHREGRIEQVQTTDAFMDLVRNMFPPNLVEACFKQYKTQYSTRVFTRTILHSSNATAGVAATQIPVPENFTSIMENVTHALETISEVLTFEEVIPIPGSANGVNALGLVVFSMCFGLMIGSMKQKGRALREFFNCLNEAIMRLVAIIIWYAPIGIMFLIAGKILEMDDLAVMGGQLGMYTLTVIVGLLIHALCILPLLYFIVTHRNPWVFIAGLLQALITALGTSSSSATLPITFRCLEENNGVDRRITSITATAASIGAAGIPQAGLVTMVIVLTSVGLPTEDITLIIAVDWFLDRLRTTTNVLGDSLGAGIVEHLSRHELDAQDCELDYLSNFSRKH; the protein is encoded by the exons ATGAGCGAGCAGAGCCACGTCAACAGCCTGTTCCTCAACGAGGATGCAGCCAAGCGGCTTCATGCTGACAGCCGGGTGCAGCGGTTCCAGCAGGCTGTGCACAAGCGGGCAGCAAGGGCCAAGAAGCGGATGCACAGCATCACTGCTGAGAGCGCTAAAAGCTTCTTCAGGAGAAATGCCTTCGTCCTCTTCACCATTGCTGCGGTCCTACTAG GGATTATCCTGGCCTTCTCCCTCCGGCCCTACCAGCTGACCTATCGCCAGATCAAgtatttctccttccctggtgAGCTGCTGATGCGTATGCTCCAGATGCTGGTTCTTCCTCTCATTGTCTCTAGCTTGATTACAG GAATGGCCTCACTGGACAGCAGAGTCTCAGGGAAGATGGGGATGCGGGCTATCATCTACTACATGGTGACCACAGTCATAGCTGTCTTCATTGGCATCTTCATGGTGATCATCATACACCCAGGAAAAGGATCTAAGGACAAACTTCACAGAGAAGGCAGAATTGAGCAGGTGCAGACCACAGATGCCTTCATGGACTTGGTGAG GAATATGTTCCCACCCAACCTGGTAGAAGCCTGCTTCAAACAG TACAAGACTCAGTACAGCACCAGGGTCTTCACCAGAACCATCCTCCACAGCAGCAATGCCACAGCAGGTGTGGCAGCCACTCAGATCCCTGTGCCTGAGAATTTCACCAGCATCATGGAGAATGTCACTCATGCCCTGGAAACCATCTCCGAGGTGCTGACCTTTGAAGAAGTCATTCCCATCCCAGGCTCAGCCAATGGGGTGAACGCGCTGGGGCTGGTAGTGTTCTCCATGTGCTTCGGTTTGATGATCGGCAGCATGAAGCAGAAGGGACGGGCCCTGCGGGAGTTCTTTAACTGCCTCAACGAAGCCATCATGAGGCTGGTGGCCATTATCATCTG GTATGCTCCAATTGGGATCATGTTTTTAATTGCGGGCAAAATCCTGGAGATGGATGACCTAGCAGTGATGGGAGGCCAGCTGGGGATGTACACGCTCACTGTCATTGTTGGACTCCTCATTCATGCCCTTTGCATCCTGCCTCTGCTCTACTTCATTGTCACTCACCGAAACCCCTGGGTGTTTAttgcagggctcctgcaggctcTCATCACAGCTCTGGGCACCTCCTCCAG CTCAGCAACTCTGCCCATAACCTTCAGGTGCCTGGAAGAAAACAATGGAGTGGACAGGCGCATCACAAG CATCACTGCCACGGCAGCCAGCATCGGAGCCGCAGGTATTCCTCAGGCAGGACTGGTGACAATGGTTATAGTGCTGACATCAGTGGGGCTGCCTACTGAAGACATTACACTGATCATCGCTGTGGACTGGTTTCT GGACCGCCTTAGAACGACTACAAACGTCCTGGGGGATTCTCTGGGGGCTGGCATTGTGGAGCATCTCTCCCGGCATGAGCTCGATGCGCAAGACTGCGAACTTG
- the LOC119712470 gene encoding excitatory amino acid transporter 4-like isoform X3: protein MSEQSHVNSLFLNEDAAKRLHADSRVQRFQQAVHKRAARAKKRMHSITAESAKSFFRRNAFVLFTIAAVLLGIILAFSLRPYQLTYRQIKYFSFPGELLMRMLQMLVLPLIVSSLITGMASLDSRVSGKMGMRAIIYYMVTTVIAVFIGIFMVIIIHPGKGSKDKLHREGRIEQVQTTDAFMDLVRNMFPPNLVEACFKQYKTQYSTRVFTRTILHSSNATAGVAATQIPVPENFTSIMENVTHALETISEVLTFEEVIPIPGSANGVNALGLVVFSMCFGLMIGSMKQKGRALREFFNCLNEAIMRLVAIIIWYAPIGIMFLIAGKILEMDDLAVMGGQLGMYTLTVIVGLLIHALCILPLLYFIVTHRNPWVFIAGLLQALITALGTSSSSATLPITFRCLEENNGVDRRITRFVLPVGATINMDGTALYEALAAIFIAQVNNYELDFGQIITISITATAASIGAAGIPQAGLVTMVIVLTSVGLPTEDITLIIAVDWFLDRLRTTTNVLGDSLGAGIVEHLSRHELDAQDCELD from the exons ATGAGCGAGCAGAGCCACGTCAACAGCCTGTTCCTCAACGAGGATGCAGCCAAGCGGCTTCATGCTGACAGCCGGGTGCAGCGGTTCCAGCAGGCTGTGCACAAGCGGGCAGCAAGGGCCAAGAAGCGGATGCACAGCATCACTGCTGAGAGCGCTAAAAGCTTCTTCAGGAGAAATGCCTTCGTCCTCTTCACCATTGCTGCGGTCCTACTAG GGATTATCCTGGCCTTCTCCCTCCGGCCCTACCAGCTGACCTATCGCCAGATCAAgtatttctccttccctggtgAGCTGCTGATGCGTATGCTCCAGATGCTGGTTCTTCCTCTCATTGTCTCTAGCTTGATTACAG GAATGGCCTCACTGGACAGCAGAGTCTCAGGGAAGATGGGGATGCGGGCTATCATCTACTACATGGTGACCACAGTCATAGCTGTCTTCATTGGCATCTTCATGGTGATCATCATACACCCAGGAAAAGGATCTAAGGACAAACTTCACAGAGAAGGCAGAATTGAGCAGGTGCAGACCACAGATGCCTTCATGGACTTGGTGAG GAATATGTTCCCACCCAACCTGGTAGAAGCCTGCTTCAAACAG TACAAGACTCAGTACAGCACCAGGGTCTTCACCAGAACCATCCTCCACAGCAGCAATGCCACAGCAGGTGTGGCAGCCACTCAGATCCCTGTGCCTGAGAATTTCACCAGCATCATGGAGAATGTCACTCATGCCCTGGAAACCATCTCCGAGGTGCTGACCTTTGAAGAAGTCATTCCCATCCCAGGCTCAGCCAATGGGGTGAACGCGCTGGGGCTGGTAGTGTTCTCCATGTGCTTCGGTTTGATGATCGGCAGCATGAAGCAGAAGGGACGGGCCCTGCGGGAGTTCTTTAACTGCCTCAACGAAGCCATCATGAGGCTGGTGGCCATTATCATCTG GTATGCTCCAATTGGGATCATGTTTTTAATTGCGGGCAAAATCCTGGAGATGGATGACCTAGCAGTGATGGGAGGCCAGCTGGGGATGTACACGCTCACTGTCATTGTTGGACTCCTCATTCATGCCCTTTGCATCCTGCCTCTGCTCTACTTCATTGTCACTCACCGAAACCCCTGGGTGTTTAttgcagggctcctgcaggctcTCATCACAGCTCTGGGCACCTCCTCCAG CTCAGCAACTCTGCCCATAACCTTCAGGTGCCTGGAAGAAAACAATGGAGTGGACAGGCGCATCACAAGGtttgtgctgcctgtgggagCCACAATTAACATGGACGGCACTGCTCTGTACGAGGCCCTTGCAGCCATCTTCATTGCACAAGTCAACAACTATGAACTTGACTTTGGGCAAATCATCACAATAAG CATCACTGCCACGGCAGCCAGCATCGGAGCCGCAGGTATTCCTCAGGCAGGACTGGTGACAATGGTTATAGTGCTGACATCAGTGGGGCTGCCTACTGAAGACATTACACTGATCATCGCTGTGGACTGGTTTCT GGACCGCCTTAGAACGACTACAAACGTCCTGGGGGATTCTCTGGGGGCTGGCATTGTGGAGCATCTCTCCCGGCATGAGCTCGATGCGCAAGACTGCGAACTTG
- the LOC119712470 gene encoding excitatory amino acid transporter 4-like isoform X2 — MSEQSHVNSLFLNEDAAKRLHADSRVQRFQQAVHKRAARAKKRMHSITAESAKSFFRRNAFVLFTIAAVLLGIILAFSLRPYQLTYRQIKYFSFPGELLMRMLQMLVLPLIVSSLITGMASLDSRVSGKMGMRAIIYYMVTTVIAVFIGIFMVIIIHPGKGSKDKLHREGRIEQVQTTDAFMDLVRNMFPPNLVEACFKQYKTQYSTRVFTRTILHSSNATAGVAATQIPVPENFTSIMENVTHALETISEVLTFEEVIPIPGSANGVNALGLVVFSMCFGLMIGSMKQKGRALREFFNCLNEAIMRLVAIIIWYAPIGIMFLIAGKILEMDDLAVMGGQLGMYTLTVIVGLLIHALCILPLLYFIVTHRNPWVFIAGLLQALITALGTSSSSATLPITFRCLEENNGVDRRITRFVLPVGATINMDGTALYEALAAIFIAQVNNYELDFGQIITISITATAASIGAAGIPQAGLVTMVIVLTSVGLPTEDITLIIAVDWFLDRLRTTTNVLGDSLGAGIVEHLSRHELDAQDCELDYLSNFSRKH, encoded by the exons ATGAGCGAGCAGAGCCACGTCAACAGCCTGTTCCTCAACGAGGATGCAGCCAAGCGGCTTCATGCTGACAGCCGGGTGCAGCGGTTCCAGCAGGCTGTGCACAAGCGGGCAGCAAGGGCCAAGAAGCGGATGCACAGCATCACTGCTGAGAGCGCTAAAAGCTTCTTCAGGAGAAATGCCTTCGTCCTCTTCACCATTGCTGCGGTCCTACTAG GGATTATCCTGGCCTTCTCCCTCCGGCCCTACCAGCTGACCTATCGCCAGATCAAgtatttctccttccctggtgAGCTGCTGATGCGTATGCTCCAGATGCTGGTTCTTCCTCTCATTGTCTCTAGCTTGATTACAG GAATGGCCTCACTGGACAGCAGAGTCTCAGGGAAGATGGGGATGCGGGCTATCATCTACTACATGGTGACCACAGTCATAGCTGTCTTCATTGGCATCTTCATGGTGATCATCATACACCCAGGAAAAGGATCTAAGGACAAACTTCACAGAGAAGGCAGAATTGAGCAGGTGCAGACCACAGATGCCTTCATGGACTTGGTGAG GAATATGTTCCCACCCAACCTGGTAGAAGCCTGCTTCAAACAG TACAAGACTCAGTACAGCACCAGGGTCTTCACCAGAACCATCCTCCACAGCAGCAATGCCACAGCAGGTGTGGCAGCCACTCAGATCCCTGTGCCTGAGAATTTCACCAGCATCATGGAGAATGTCACTCATGCCCTGGAAACCATCTCCGAGGTGCTGACCTTTGAAGAAGTCATTCCCATCCCAGGCTCAGCCAATGGGGTGAACGCGCTGGGGCTGGTAGTGTTCTCCATGTGCTTCGGTTTGATGATCGGCAGCATGAAGCAGAAGGGACGGGCCCTGCGGGAGTTCTTTAACTGCCTCAACGAAGCCATCATGAGGCTGGTGGCCATTATCATCTG GTATGCTCCAATTGGGATCATGTTTTTAATTGCGGGCAAAATCCTGGAGATGGATGACCTAGCAGTGATGGGAGGCCAGCTGGGGATGTACACGCTCACTGTCATTGTTGGACTCCTCATTCATGCCCTTTGCATCCTGCCTCTGCTCTACTTCATTGTCACTCACCGAAACCCCTGGGTGTTTAttgcagggctcctgcaggctcTCATCACAGCTCTGGGCACCTCCTCCAG CTCAGCAACTCTGCCCATAACCTTCAGGTGCCTGGAAGAAAACAATGGAGTGGACAGGCGCATCACAAGGtttgtgctgcctgtgggagCCACAATTAACATGGACGGCACTGCTCTGTACGAGGCCCTTGCAGCCATCTTCATTGCACAAGTCAACAACTATGAACTTGACTTTGGGCAAATCATCACAATAAG CATCACTGCCACGGCAGCCAGCATCGGAGCCGCAGGTATTCCTCAGGCAGGACTGGTGACAATGGTTATAGTGCTGACATCAGTGGGGCTGCCTACTGAAGACATTACACTGATCATCGCTGTGGACTGGTTTCT GGACCGCCTTAGAACGACTACAAACGTCCTGGGGGATTCTCTGGGGGCTGGCATTGTGGAGCATCTCTCCCGGCATGAGCTCGATGCGCAAGACTGCGAACTTG